In one Populus nigra chromosome 12, ddPopNigr1.1, whole genome shotgun sequence genomic region, the following are encoded:
- the LOC133669403 gene encoding uncharacterized protein LOC133669403 — protein MSLACLVCHSVESPSHSFRSYSVSSSDNEGRCSAIANCITRKLSLPPPRANSSFASSSKVTPQPSSPGNDDMTGPPRLVRSRAVRRDLVRDWNFDGFVMER, from the coding sequence ATGAGTCTAGCATGTCTTGTATGCCACAGCGTAGAAAGTCCATCACACTCCTTTAGAAGCTACTCAGTCTCAAGTTCAGACAACGAAGGAAGATGTTCTGCCATTGCCAACTGCATAACCAGGAAGTTATCTCTCCCTCCTCCCAGAGCAAACTCTTCCTTTGCATCATCATCCAAAGTGACCCCACAACCATCTAGTCCAGGTAATGATGACATGACAGGACCCCCGCGACTAGTACGTAGTCGTGCTGTGAGAAGAGACCTTGTAAGAGATTGGAATTTTGATGGGTTTGTGATGGAGCGATAA
- the LOC133668955 gene encoding uncharacterized protein LOC133668955: MALARVDETLIAVSTTLVNPDNNTEPMFLVQILSESRKETRVRVRGRSLAMRVDDNRPTAADPTSYFFQIPCQVVAQPASCFHYVAHMISCSDFSASLSNDLASKIAAFSDNLVRAGCFGFFVLAHVKVLEETVHVVEPIFDTDRHVTVSTGASKRVLKKLEKERFYTKQGQSNGDSSSGGTCVVCLEDFSSSVKLSKLPCSHVFHEKCIFRWVLNSKSCPLCRSQVE; the protein is encoded by the coding sequence ATGGCGCTTGCAAGAGTTGATGAAACCCTAATTGCAGTTAGCACCACTCTGGTTAATCCAGACAACAACACTGAACCCATGTTTCTTGTTCAAATCTTGTCGGAAAGTAGGAAAGAAACACGGGTTAGAGTCAGAGGACGATCACTGGCCATGCGAGTGGATGATAACCGGCCAACTGCTGCTGACCCAACTAGTTATTTCTTCCAAATCCCTTGCCAAGTTGTTGCTCAGCCCGCTTCATGCTTTCATTACGTTGCCCACATGATTTCTTGCTCCGATTTTAGTGCTTCTTTATCCAACGATTTGGCCTCAAAGATTGCTGCCTTTTCTGACAATCTTGTGAGGGCCggttgttttggattcttcgtGTTGGCTCATGTGAAGGTCCTGGAGGAAACTGTTCATGTCGTGGAGCCGATATTTGACACAGATCGACATGTAACCGTATCAACGGGTGCATCGAAGAGAGTGTTAAAGAAGTTGGAGAAGGAGAGGTTTTACACGAAGCAGGGGCAGAGCAATGGTGATTCTTCTTCCGGTGGTACTTGTGTGGTTTGCTTGGAGGATTTTTCAAGTTCGGTGAAGCTATCAAAGTTACCCTGCTCTCATGTCTTTCACGAAAAATGCATCTTTCGTTGGGTGCTCAACTCCAAATCCTGCCCACTTTGTAGAAGTCAAGTGGAATAG